TTGTTGCAGCGTAAGtgaatttttgttcttgtttaacATAAGGTTTCGATTTTTTGTTTGAACTGAAAATTCTGGGTTTTCATTGTTTTTTGCAGGTTGAGTTCTGCATCTGTCTGCTGTTAACGATTCTGGGTTACATCCCTGGGATAATCTATGCCCTTTACGCCATTGTTTTTGTGCATCGAGACGAGTACTTTGACGAGTACAGGCGACCACTTTATTATTCAAGTGCCTAATCTAGTCAAGTCTTCCTTAATTATGTGATATGAATCTGATGATGATGCAGCAACTCCTCCTCctgggttttaattttaatttgatgttgAGGTGTTGCTACTCTTGAACTGATCTTGATGTACTTTGTGATATTATAAATTCTTATTGAGTGCTTCATTAATTGCTTCATTTTAACTTGGTCAACATTTAATTTTGGATGCTTTAATTTATGGGTTAATACTATTTTGCTTCAATGTTGAGATtgataaggtttttttttccaattttgtaCTTAAGGTTGGGTTTAATATTCATTTTGGTACTTCCGTTTTTTTAAGCGTGATACTTGAGTGTGTTTTTTTCTTGTCTCGGTCAATTGTCCCAGtttgatttctattttcaatttggtacattgagctttttttttttatcctaaTTAAGTACTTTTTTTTAGTATACATATCAAATATTCCTTGACTCACATGATACTATTTAACATACCATATTGAACATTGACCTTAAACTCAGGAGCCAAAGGGTATATTAACCCTTATTCTAATGTGACATTCAATTTTCCTATTAAGATGTGGATTTCATTTTGATAAGTAACTTCTGTAGGTGGAACAGTTTAGAATGTTAAATACAATGCATGGAAACATCTTTAGTTGAAGGGATAGTGAAGTAGGATGAGGCTTCGTGCTTTCAAGTTAGAGATTTAACTCTAAACAAAGCAAGGAATTAACCAAATAATGTTTAGTGGAAGGGATAATGAAGCAGCTGCTGCTTTAGGGTGTATTTTACATTGCCTTTGgatgtcaaaaaaaaaactgatttgCTAAGTgcttttttttagaaaagtatCATAAAGGAGGTCTCTAAGCATGCAACCAATGACCAGTGTTCT
This genomic stretch from Gossypium raimondii isolate GPD5lz chromosome 6, ASM2569854v1, whole genome shotgun sequence harbors:
- the LOC105774592 gene encoding UPF0057 membrane protein At4g30660 — translated: MPSKCEICCELLIAILLPPLGVCLRHGCCSVEFCICLLLTILGYIPGIIYALYAIVFVHRDEYFDEYRRPLYYSSA